Proteins from a genomic interval of Rubinisphaera italica:
- a CDS encoding arylsulfatase, whose translation MPELTKLFILTIAIVSLISTASIKADPPPNIVLVITDDQGYAQLGRNGHPWIDTPNMNRLYDESVHFTRFLVSPTCAPTRSAIMTGRHPMQNGVTHTILERERMTLDATILPQVLKTAGYTSGIFGKWHLGDEDEYQPHNRGFAEAFIHGAGGIGQAYDCSCADAPGNKYFDPVIKHNGSFVKTDGYCTDLFFTAALGFIKKQAEQKQPFFAYIATNAPHAPFIAPPENTKKFKDRGCNDNQAGFYGMVENIDENLGRLLDKLEEWDLEKNTIVIFMSDNGTVGNGCGDPDKAIGELEDGSKMFPFNDNMKGFKGSPDEGGVRVPFLVRWNGVLEPGHEIDRIAAHIDILPTLAEVTGAKLPEDQVAGRSLWPLIKGDSADSWKDRLLFTHVCRWPTGANPDDYQWNKFAIRSQRYRFVNNNSLYDMQKDPNQSTNVIDENPEVVKRFRNSYDKFWKASRPLMVNESAPMCPERPFHVQYYQQKEKGGIPDWQAPEL comes from the coding sequence ATGCCGGAATTGACGAAACTCTTCATTCTGACAATCGCAATCGTGAGTCTCATTTCCACTGCATCCATCAAAGCTGATCCTCCGCCAAATATTGTGCTGGTGATCACCGACGATCAGGGATATGCCCAACTTGGCCGCAATGGTCATCCCTGGATCGATACGCCCAATATGAATCGGCTCTATGATGAGAGTGTGCACTTCACACGATTTCTCGTCAGCCCGACCTGTGCTCCGACCCGTTCGGCCATCATGACCGGACGGCATCCGATGCAGAATGGCGTGACGCACACGATTCTCGAACGGGAACGAATGACTCTCGATGCAACCATTCTGCCTCAAGTCCTGAAAACGGCTGGCTACACGTCCGGTATTTTCGGTAAATGGCACTTGGGCGATGAAGATGAATATCAGCCTCACAATCGCGGGTTTGCAGAAGCCTTCATTCATGGAGCTGGTGGAATCGGTCAGGCTTACGACTGCAGTTGTGCCGATGCACCCGGTAACAAATACTTTGATCCTGTGATCAAGCACAACGGCTCTTTCGTCAAGACGGATGGCTATTGCACCGATCTGTTTTTTACGGCTGCGTTGGGTTTCATCAAGAAGCAGGCCGAACAAAAGCAACCCTTCTTTGCCTACATTGCGACCAACGCTCCCCACGCACCTTTTATTGCTCCCCCTGAAAATACAAAGAAGTTCAAGGATCGAGGCTGCAACGATAATCAGGCTGGCTTTTACGGCATGGTCGAAAATATCGACGAAAATCTGGGACGACTGCTCGACAAACTCGAAGAGTGGGATCTCGAAAAAAATACCATCGTTATTTTTATGTCAGACAACGGCACCGTCGGCAACGGTTGCGGGGATCCGGATAAGGCGATTGGCGAATTGGAGGACGGTTCAAAAATGTTCCCTTTCAACGACAACATGAAAGGCTTCAAAGGGAGCCCGGATGAAGGGGGAGTTCGTGTTCCGTTTCTGGTTCGCTGGAACGGAGTTTTAGAACCCGGTCATGAAATCGATCGCATAGCCGCTCATATCGATATTTTACCGACACTGGCTGAAGTCACTGGAGCAAAACTCCCAGAGGATCAGGTGGCTGGTCGCAGCTTATGGCCTCTGATCAAAGGAGATTCTGCAGACAGCTGGAAAGATCGTCTGTTATTTACTCATGTCTGCCGCTGGCCAACCGGTGCCAATCCAGACGATTATCAATGGAACAAATTCGCGATTCGCAGTCAGCGTTATCGGTTCGTCAATAACAACTCACTGTACGATATGCAGAAGGATCCCAATCAATCGACCAATGTCATTGACGAAAATCCCGAAGTCGTCAAGCGGTTTCGGAATTCCTATGACAAATTCTGGAAAGCCTCACGCCCGCTAATGGTCAACGAATCGGCTCCGATGTGCCCCGAGCGACCATTTCATGTGCAGTACTACCAACAAAAAGAAAAAGGTGGTATTCCAGACTGGCAAGCTCCTGAACTGTAA
- a CDS encoding efflux RND transporter permease subunit: MSLIEAIIKNPIKVIVGILMMALFGFVAFMRMPMQLTPEVNRPTITVETSWPGASPQEIEREIVVEQEEYLKSVQGIIKLKSESADSKGTITLEFQVGTNMDEALLKVNSRLQQVPDYPEDADQPVISTANSSDSPIAWFILSARAPDAEQFDAFIQKYPKYREEIEKARNSHNVGLTMLRLRQMAAVNPVVKELLPPMTWMFLSCVGLLKTKLKHALNGSLGFRNRT; the protein is encoded by the coding sequence ATGTCGCTTATTGAAGCCATTATCAAAAACCCGATCAAAGTCATCGTTGGCATCTTGATGATGGCGCTGTTCGGATTCGTCGCTTTCATGCGAATGCCCATGCAGTTGACCCCGGAAGTCAACCGTCCCACGATTACCGTGGAAACGAGTTGGCCAGGAGCCAGTCCCCAGGAAATTGAGCGTGAGATTGTTGTCGAGCAGGAGGAGTATCTTAAAAGTGTTCAGGGGATTATTAAGCTGAAATCCGAAAGTGCCGACTCGAAAGGGACAATCACTCTCGAATTCCAGGTTGGCACGAACATGGATGAAGCGCTGCTCAAGGTCAACTCCCGCCTGCAGCAAGTGCCCGATTATCCCGAAGATGCCGACCAGCCGGTCATCAGTACCGCAAACTCCTCCGACAGTCCGATCGCCTGGTTCATTCTGAGTGCTCGCGCTCCTGATGCGGAACAATTTGATGCCTTTATCCAGAAGTATCCCAAGTATCGTGAAGAGATCGAAAAAGCCCGCAATTCTCATAATGTTGGTTTGACGATGTTGCGTCTGCGGCAGATGGCGGCTGTCAATCCCGTAGTGAAAGAATTGCTCCCCCCGATGACCTGGATGTTCCTAAGTTGCGTCGGTTTGCTGAAGACGAAATTGAAGCACGCTTTGAACGGGTCTCTGGGGTTTCGCAATCGAACGTAA
- a CDS encoding DUF1501 domain-containing protein — MNRRDLLNNFGMGLGAIALCDLMNPSKVRAAEDDALLPSGHFPARAKRVIYLFQSGGPSQMDLLDYKPLLNEKHGEQLPDEVRGTQRLTGMSGNQSSLPLVGSPFKFAQHGEAGLWMSDQLPHTAKIADDLCVINSMYTDAINHGPGVTHMQTGSQFPGRPSIGAWLNYGLGRENENLPGFIVMTTKDKGGQPLVSRYWGNGFLPARHQGVRFRSGPDPVLYLNNPDGITRETKLEMHNALNQLHHIQQEQTVDPQIETRIAQYEMAFRMQTSIPEATNCADEPDHIFKLYGEPSRQPGTFAANCLQARRLAERGVRFIQLYHPGWDHHGGLPGGIKKQTEETDQASAALVMDLKQRGLLEDTLVIWGGEFGRTNYCQGKLSGGNFGRDHHPRCFSLWMAGGGVRGGMAHGQTDPYCYNIVDKPVHVHDFHATLLHLLGIDHERLTYRFQGRAFRLTDVHGHVVEEILA; from the coding sequence ATGAATCGACGTGATTTATTAAACAATTTTGGAATGGGACTGGGAGCAATCGCCCTGTGCGATTTGATGAATCCTTCAAAGGTTCGGGCTGCTGAGGATGATGCTCTCCTGCCGAGTGGTCATTTTCCCGCTCGTGCAAAACGGGTGATCTACCTGTTCCAGTCGGGTGGCCCGTCTCAGATGGATCTGCTCGATTACAAACCCCTGCTCAACGAAAAACATGGCGAGCAACTTCCCGACGAAGTGCGTGGCACACAGCGACTGACCGGCATGTCCGGGAATCAATCGAGTCTGCCGTTGGTCGGTTCCCCGTTCAAGTTTGCTCAGCATGGAGAAGCAGGCCTGTGGATGAGCGATCAGCTTCCCCACACTGCAAAAATTGCCGATGACCTGTGTGTCATCAATTCCATGTATACCGACGCAATCAATCATGGTCCCGGCGTCACCCACATGCAGACGGGGTCCCAGTTCCCCGGACGTCCGAGTATCGGAGCCTGGTTGAATTATGGACTGGGACGTGAGAACGAAAACCTGCCTGGCTTTATTGTGATGACCACCAAAGACAAAGGTGGCCAGCCGCTCGTTTCCAGATACTGGGGCAATGGTTTTCTCCCTGCTCGACATCAGGGCGTTCGTTTTCGTAGCGGGCCCGATCCCGTTCTGTATTTGAACAATCCGGATGGAATCACTCGCGAAACAAAATTAGAAATGCACAACGCTCTGAATCAACTGCATCATATTCAGCAAGAGCAGACGGTTGATCCGCAGATTGAAACGCGAATCGCGCAGTACGAAATGGCCTTCCGGATGCAAACCTCAATTCCAGAAGCGACCAACTGTGCCGATGAACCCGATCACATTTTCAAACTCTACGGCGAACCATCCCGGCAACCAGGCACCTTTGCTGCGAATTGTCTGCAGGCTCGCCGATTAGCTGAACGGGGTGTCCGATTTATTCAGCTCTATCATCCCGGCTGGGATCATCATGGTGGCTTGCCGGGGGGGATCAAAAAACAGACTGAGGAAACCGATCAGGCCTCGGCTGCTCTGGTGATGGATTTGAAACAACGCGGACTGCTAGAAGATACGCTCGTCATCTGGGGGGGAGAGTTTGGGCGGACGAATTATTGCCAGGGGAAATTATCGGGAGGCAATTTCGGACGCGACCATCACCCCCGCTGCTTCAGTTTATGGATGGCCGGCGGCGGAGTTCGTGGAGGCATGGCTCACGGACAGACTGACCCCTATTGTTATAACATCGTCGATAAACCGGTCCACGTGCACGATTTTCACGCCACATTACTGCACCTGCTCGGCATCGATCATGAACGTCTGACTTATCGCTTTCAGGGCCGTGCTTTTCGGCTGACCGATGTACATGGTCATGTGGTGGAAGAGATTTTAGCTTGA
- a CDS encoding efflux RND transporter permease subunit, with product MRRFAEDEIEARFERVSGVSQSNVIGGLEEELQVVVDPEKLASRQLTIGDVRRVLRGQNADTSAGDFWEGKRRWVVRTLGQFRDIEDVNQQLLAVRDGAPVYVRDVAEVRLGYKKPSGLVRRFGESSIAVNCIRETGANVLDIMEGLKEVRAEVDEKILKPRGLQLLQVYDETEYIYSSVNLVQQNIFIGGALTMIVLMQFLHLNLRTLILTPFILFFAMAAAYVNPWFFAISLVLILIAGFWYARGALIVGLAIPTSIIGTFLVLGMLGRSLNVISLAGLAFAVGMLVDNAVVVLENIYRHAQMGKSKLEAAKQGTYEVWGAVVASTMTTIAVFLPVVFVEEEAGQLFQDIAMAISSAVGLSLIVSVTLISTSAARLLKATPVKDHDPLHEKRSKKASLPVRLIEQTGSQFVRMIVGINRMFIGSVVMRLVMIFSMVGAAIIVSWMLWPKVDYLPTGNRNLVFGILLPPPGYNQDELMDMGQTVEAALRPYWDIDPDSPEAKELPFPVIGDFFFVARGRMVFMGLRAHDPLRAGELIPLIRKTGMMIPGTFAVAQQSSLFEQGLTAGRTIDVEIIGPDLKRLVGMGGQVLGQVMQLIPDVQARPVPSLDLSSPEIHLNPRLLQLAEMGMTSEDLGYTTNALVDGAYAGDYFLGGDKIDLTIIGLERSVQSTQDVAALPVATPTGQLVPLAMLADVEMSSGPEQVDHRERQRAITIVVTPPATMALEDAMQVIQTQIVKPMYDSGQLGQDGYRVNLSGTADKLRDTWLSLRFNVSLALLITYLLMAALFESWLYPFVIILSVPLGAVGGILGLQLLNLFVFQPLDVLTMLGFVILIGTVVNNPILIVHHSLDLIRLEGLSPSEAILESVRTRVRPIFMTTTTTVLGLMPLVLFPGAGSELYRGLGSVVLGGLIVSTAFTLILVPLLFSLTMEAKHALAKMIWGRDAKELQSEPDRERELAEV from the coding sequence TTGCGTCGGTTTGCTGAAGACGAAATTGAAGCACGCTTTGAACGGGTCTCTGGGGTTTCGCAATCGAACGTAATTGGCGGCCTCGAAGAAGAACTGCAGGTTGTCGTCGATCCCGAGAAACTCGCTTCCCGACAATTAACAATTGGAGATGTCCGTCGCGTATTACGAGGGCAGAATGCTGATACTTCTGCGGGAGATTTCTGGGAAGGCAAACGCCGCTGGGTCGTACGGACCCTCGGTCAATTTCGCGACATTGAAGATGTGAATCAACAGTTGCTGGCCGTGCGGGATGGTGCTCCTGTTTATGTCCGCGATGTCGCTGAAGTCCGTCTTGGCTACAAAAAACCTTCGGGACTCGTCCGACGTTTTGGAGAATCGAGTATTGCGGTCAACTGTATTCGGGAAACCGGCGCTAACGTACTCGACATCATGGAAGGTCTCAAAGAAGTTCGAGCGGAAGTCGATGAGAAAATCCTCAAGCCGCGAGGTCTGCAACTTCTGCAGGTGTACGATGAAACCGAATATATTTATTCGTCTGTCAATCTGGTCCAGCAGAATATCTTCATCGGCGGGGCGTTAACAATGATTGTCCTGATGCAGTTCTTGCATCTCAATCTGCGGACATTGATCCTGACTCCATTCATTCTGTTCTTTGCGATGGCGGCGGCTTATGTCAATCCCTGGTTCTTTGCGATTAGTCTCGTGCTCATTCTGATTGCCGGTTTCTGGTACGCTCGTGGAGCCTTAATTGTCGGCCTGGCAATTCCGACAAGTATCATCGGCACATTCCTCGTACTGGGAATGCTCGGGCGATCTCTCAATGTGATTTCTCTGGCAGGACTTGCATTTGCAGTTGGTATGCTCGTTGATAATGCCGTTGTAGTGCTCGAAAACATTTATCGTCATGCCCAGATGGGGAAGTCGAAACTGGAAGCTGCCAAACAAGGCACTTACGAAGTCTGGGGAGCAGTTGTTGCTTCCACAATGACGACGATTGCGGTCTTCTTACCGGTCGTGTTTGTCGAAGAAGAAGCCGGGCAACTGTTTCAGGACATCGCCATGGCAATCAGTTCTGCGGTTGGCTTGTCGTTGATTGTTTCGGTCACCCTGATCTCCACTTCCGCAGCACGACTCCTCAAAGCGACACCGGTGAAAGACCACGATCCTCTTCATGAAAAGAGATCAAAAAAAGCTTCTCTGCCTGTAAGACTCATCGAACAAACTGGTAGCCAGTTTGTTCGTATGATCGTCGGCATCAATCGCATGTTCATTGGTAGCGTTGTAATGCGGCTCGTCATGATATTCTCGATGGTGGGAGCAGCCATCATTGTCAGCTGGATGCTCTGGCCGAAGGTCGATTACCTGCCAACCGGAAATCGCAATCTTGTCTTTGGTATCCTGCTTCCTCCACCAGGGTACAATCAGGATGAATTGATGGACATGGGGCAAACGGTAGAAGCCGCTCTGCGGCCTTACTGGGATATTGATCCCGACAGCCCCGAAGCAAAAGAACTTCCTTTCCCTGTGATTGGGGATTTCTTCTTTGTTGCCCGGGGACGCATGGTGTTTATGGGATTGCGGGCTCACGATCCTCTGCGAGCTGGCGAATTGATTCCGCTCATTCGCAAAACAGGCATGATGATTCCCGGCACCTTCGCTGTTGCACAACAATCCAGTCTCTTCGAGCAGGGGTTAACAGCCGGGCGAACGATTGACGTTGAAATAATCGGGCCCGATCTCAAAAGACTTGTAGGCATGGGGGGACAGGTTCTCGGCCAGGTCATGCAGCTCATACCCGATGTCCAGGCTCGACCTGTGCCAAGTCTTGATCTCTCCAGCCCGGAAATTCATTTGAATCCCCGACTGCTCCAATTGGCGGAAATGGGAATGACCAGCGAAGACCTCGGCTACACCACCAATGCCCTGGTCGATGGTGCTTATGCAGGCGATTACTTCCTGGGAGGCGACAAGATCGACCTAACGATTATCGGCCTCGAACGGAGTGTGCAATCGACTCAAGACGTAGCCGCACTCCCTGTCGCTACGCCAACCGGCCAACTGGTTCCGCTGGCAATGCTGGCAGATGTTGAGATGAGCAGTGGACCGGAACAGGTGGATCATCGCGAACGCCAGCGTGCGATTACGATTGTCGTCACCCCACCGGCAACGATGGCACTTGAAGATGCAATGCAAGTCATCCAAACTCAAATTGTGAAACCAATGTACGATAGTGGTCAGCTGGGACAGGATGGATATCGAGTCAACCTGAGTGGAACAGCCGATAAACTTCGCGATACCTGGCTCTCGCTCCGATTCAACGTCAGTCTGGCCTTGCTCATTACCTATCTGCTGATGGCGGCTCTGTTTGAATCGTGGTTGTATCCATTCGTGATTATTTTGAGTGTCCCACTGGGAGCCGTCGGAGGAATTCTTGGCCTGCAGTTGCTCAATCTGTTCGTCTTTCAACCACTTGATGTCCTGACCATGCTCGGCTTCGTCATTCTGATTGGAACGGTGGTCAACAACCCGATTCTGATTGTGCATCACTCGCTCGATCTAATCCGACTCGAAGGATTGTCCCCTTCCGAAGCCATTCTCGAATCGGTCCGCACTCGTGTTCGTCCTATCTTCATGACGACCACCACAACGGTTCTCGGCTTAATGCCCCTCGTTTTGTTCCCGGGAGCCGGTAGTGAACTATATCGCGGGCTTGGTAGTGTCGTGTTAGGCGGATTGATTGTCTCCACAGCATTCACGCTTATCCTCGTTCCCCTTCTTTTCAGTCTGACGATGGAAGCCAAGCATGCACTTGCCAAAATGATCTGGGGACGTGATGCGAAAGAACTTCAATCCGAACCAGACCGCGAACGTGAGCTTGCAGAAGTTTGA
- a CDS encoding beta-ketoacyl-[acyl-carrier-protein] synthase family protein encodes MSVAIIGIGLWTPLGKNRESSWQSLLNHSPLDPAVTSIAGALSLPEDDLTLAETLPERIALRTAREAIEDSGLQPNSERWGAVIGTSKGPLDLYNLENEIAFPSLWPSAPLSRVVNEFSIEGPALCPVAACATGLDAVLRGVQLIEQGDCDYVIAGSVDASINPYVLHSYRRLGVLARKDLPATSACRPFDEERSGFVLGSGGAMFVLAREDLLDQSTAAPYGYWERGIRYNDAIGLTQLDPEANGLIRLLGDLLKQTGRKPEEIDLLNLHGTGTRANDLCEATAVSCIFGEISQQPWSTASKGAHGHALGAAGSIELGWLLLSMRDGLIPPIRNLEHLDSDCKIRPVQRETIEQPVELGVKLSLGFGGHLTACLIHRGKRSSI; translated from the coding sequence ATGTCTGTGGCCATAATCGGTATCGGCCTCTGGACACCTCTGGGAAAAAATCGGGAATCCAGCTGGCAATCTCTGCTCAATCACTCACCGCTCGATCCTGCGGTCACTTCAATTGCTGGAGCGTTATCGCTACCTGAGGATGACTTAACTCTGGCTGAGACTTTACCAGAGCGAATCGCCCTGAGGACGGCTCGCGAAGCGATTGAAGATTCCGGACTCCAACCGAATTCCGAGCGTTGGGGAGCGGTGATCGGAACCAGTAAGGGGCCTCTTGATTTATATAACCTAGAGAATGAGATTGCGTTTCCCTCACTCTGGCCATCTGCTCCCTTGAGCCGTGTCGTAAATGAGTTCTCCATTGAAGGCCCCGCACTGTGCCCAGTTGCGGCATGCGCCACGGGACTCGATGCCGTATTGCGTGGCGTGCAGTTAATCGAGCAGGGAGACTGCGACTATGTCATCGCGGGCAGTGTCGATGCCTCGATCAACCCGTACGTACTGCACTCCTATCGAAGACTCGGCGTACTGGCTCGAAAAGACTTGCCTGCAACCTCGGCTTGCCGTCCGTTTGATGAAGAGCGTTCCGGGTTCGTGCTTGGTTCCGGGGGGGCGATGTTTGTACTCGCTCGGGAAGATTTGCTTGATCAATCGACTGCTGCCCCCTACGGCTACTGGGAACGGGGTATCCGCTATAATGACGCAATCGGTTTGACGCAACTTGATCCGGAAGCCAATGGTTTAATTCGCCTGCTGGGAGATTTGCTAAAACAGACTGGACGAAAGCCGGAAGAGATCGATTTGCTCAATCTTCACGGCACAGGAACACGTGCTAACGATTTGTGTGAAGCAACGGCTGTCTCTTGCATCTTTGGAGAGATTAGTCAACAGCCGTGGAGTACCGCTTCAAAAGGGGCTCATGGACATGCCCTCGGAGCAGCCGGAAGTATTGAACTGGGCTGGTTATTGCTGTCGATGCGTGATGGATTGATACCCCCGATTCGAAATCTGGAGCACCTGGATTCCGACTGCAAAATAAGACCAGTCCAGAGAGAAACGATTGAGCAGCCCGTTGAACTGGGGGTTAAGCTTTCTCTGGGATTTGGCGGACATCTGACCGCTTGCCTGATTCATCGGGGAAAACGTTCGAGCATTTGA
- a CDS encoding DUF6655 family protein, protein MSKSCCHLCRSLFPVVVLCLVLSGCGKSMVQNGTEQLLTSDAVDRVVAQIDFTPLTGQKVYFQDQYIKDIKGIGFVNGDYIISSLRQQILAANCKLEEKAEQADYIIEARVGALGNDQHEVSYGIPASNVLSSVSALSPATPPIPAIPEISFAKKKQQVGAAKIGVFAYHRETKEPVWQAGVKASRSRSKESWFMGIGPLQSGTIYDGPMFAGAKIKRPIYQLFTKQYKQPEAPVPPVQYKDPHMFPIAKRLEQERQIEKIQHPDSDIQWAGHEEGSDQIKQLVDQASKLKPDEEEPAKE, encoded by the coding sequence ATGTCCAAATCCTGTTGTCATCTCTGCCGATCCTTATTTCCGGTCGTGGTTCTATGCCTCGTTTTAAGTGGTTGCGGGAAAAGTATGGTTCAAAATGGGACCGAACAACTGCTCACCTCCGATGCCGTTGACCGCGTAGTGGCTCAAATTGACTTTACACCTCTTACTGGCCAGAAAGTCTATTTCCAGGACCAATACATCAAGGACATAAAGGGCATCGGCTTTGTGAATGGGGACTACATCATCAGTTCGCTACGCCAGCAGATTTTGGCGGCGAACTGCAAGCTCGAAGAAAAAGCCGAGCAAGCTGACTATATCATTGAAGCACGCGTAGGAGCCTTGGGGAATGATCAACACGAAGTCAGTTATGGTATTCCTGCCTCCAATGTCCTAAGTTCCGTATCGGCTCTGAGTCCCGCGACTCCTCCAATACCAGCAATTCCAGAAATCTCATTCGCCAAGAAAAAGCAGCAGGTTGGAGCCGCCAAAATTGGAGTATTCGCTTATCATCGGGAAACCAAAGAACCGGTCTGGCAGGCAGGGGTAAAAGCGAGCCGAAGTCGGTCGAAAGAATCATGGTTTATGGGAATTGGTCCTTTGCAATCCGGCACAATTTACGATGGTCCAATGTTCGCTGGAGCTAAAATCAAGAGACCTATTTATCAGCTGTTTACTAAACAATATAAACAGCCCGAAGCACCAGTTCCTCCGGTTCAATACAAAGATCCTCACATGTTCCCGATCGCCAAACGGCTCGAACAGGAACGACAAATTGAAAAGATCCAGCATCCCGACAGCGATATTCAATGGGCAGGCCACGAAGAGGGAAGTGATCAGATCAAACAACTGGTCGATCAAGCCTCGAAGTTGAAACCCGACGAAGAAGAGCCTGCGAAAGAATAG
- a CDS encoding GTPase, producing MRQAELSQLELLSHIDHLIDRCDDWPGEGTRWEPAQRARHFLQRVLPRVRSVRERLQMPLVIAMFGGTGTGKSSLVNAILGQEVTSSGRQRPTTLRPQILVHPEINFDLLQLPTDDCDLVRANVPLLEDIVIVDCPDPDTSETDDASSNVERLRKFLPQSDVLIYTSTQQKYRSANVQNELRDAAAGCKLVFVQTHADRDVDIREDWKKHLSDEYEIPELFFVDSVKGLQEQLSGKQASGELARLQNFLLHQLSSSNRGRIRRDNVLDLLYATLNRTSNLLQEYQPALQKMTAELEKNTRGIQEKMSRQLQEDLLGARQLWERRLVDAVVRRWGSSPFSWLLRLNHSLGTLLGSFGLMRARTTAHVALLGLTQGARLWKQHQQEQDFTSLVSELNDLAVSEGDIEEKRIVLNGYARQAGIDTKNLTENLNVQQLAIGSGFQEEFLHDAQKEVDQAVETLGQRNSRTYVRVMYDLLFLIYPGFLLYRIGRNFFYDSFLRGKEILTADFYIPAGVFLLLWCGLFIMLFTRRLRRGLKKEIRNLVSRLIQRRLHHDLFPALQHECQLAISQYKDLVNLEEECRSLRAEQASETNLASPR from the coding sequence ATGAGACAAGCCGAATTATCACAACTGGAATTGCTATCGCACATCGATCATTTGATTGATCGCTGCGATGACTGGCCGGGCGAGGGAACTCGCTGGGAGCCTGCGCAACGGGCACGTCATTTTCTGCAACGGGTGCTTCCCAGAGTTCGCAGTGTTCGCGAACGCCTGCAGATGCCCTTGGTGATCGCGATGTTTGGCGGCACAGGGACTGGAAAAAGTTCACTGGTGAATGCGATACTCGGGCAGGAAGTGACCAGTTCGGGACGTCAGCGACCGACCACATTGCGTCCACAAATTCTGGTGCATCCTGAAATCAATTTTGATCTGCTGCAATTGCCGACCGACGACTGCGATCTGGTACGAGCGAATGTGCCTCTGCTTGAAGATATTGTGATTGTCGACTGTCCCGATCCAGATACTTCTGAAACGGACGATGCTTCCAGCAATGTCGAACGGCTCCGCAAATTTCTGCCGCAATCGGACGTGCTGATTTACACATCGACTCAGCAGAAATATCGCTCAGCCAATGTGCAGAATGAACTTCGCGATGCAGCTGCAGGTTGCAAACTGGTGTTTGTGCAGACTCATGCGGATCGCGATGTCGATATCCGTGAGGATTGGAAAAAACATCTTTCGGACGAATACGAAATCCCGGAGCTTTTCTTTGTTGATTCCGTTAAAGGACTGCAGGAACAACTCAGCGGGAAGCAGGCCAGTGGGGAACTGGCCCGGCTGCAGAACTTTTTATTGCATCAATTGTCATCCTCGAATCGCGGGCGTATCCGGCGGGATAATGTCCTGGATTTGTTGTATGCGACGCTGAATCGCACCTCGAATCTGTTGCAGGAATATCAGCCTGCTTTGCAAAAGATGACGGCTGAACTGGAGAAAAATACGCGGGGCATTCAGGAAAAGATGTCGCGTCAACTGCAGGAAGATTTGCTGGGTGCCCGGCAATTGTGGGAACGGCGATTGGTCGATGCCGTTGTGAGACGCTGGGGCAGCAGTCCGTTTTCCTGGCTGTTGCGTTTGAATCACAGTCTGGGAACGCTGCTGGGATCCTTCGGGTTGATGCGTGCTCGTACAACCGCGCATGTTGCTCTACTGGGGTTGACTCAAGGGGCTCGGCTATGGAAGCAGCATCAGCAGGAGCAGGATTTTACGTCGCTCGTTTCCGAGTTGAATGATCTGGCTGTCAGTGAAGGGGATATCGAAGAGAAGCGAATCGTCCTGAATGGATATGCTCGACAGGCTGGTATTGATACGAAAAATCTGACCGAGAATTTAAACGTCCAGCAACTGGCCATTGGAAGTGGATTTCAGGAAGAGTTTCTGCACGATGCTCAGAAAGAAGTCGACCAAGCCGTTGAGACACTGGGGCAAAGAAATTCGAGAACATACGTGCGGGTGATGTACGATCTGCTGTTTTTGATTTACCCTGGTTTTCTGCTGTATCGTATCGGCAGAAACTTCTTTTACGATTCGTTTCTGCGCGGTAAAGAAATCCTGACTGCGGATTTTTATATTCCAGCGGGAGTATTTTTGCTGCTCTGGTGCGGTCTGTTTATCATGTTATTTACGAGACGATTGCGAAGGGGCTTGAAAAAAGAAATCCGCAATCTGGTTTCCAGATTGATTCAGCGCCGGTTGCATCACGATCTTTTCCCGGCACTGCAGCACGAATGCCAGTTGGCGATCAGCCAGTACAAAGATCTCGTTAATCTGGAAGAAGAGTGCCGTTCACTCAGAGCGGAACAGGCTTCGGAGACGAATCTGGCTTCACCTCGATAA